The following nucleotide sequence is from Synergistaceae bacterium.
GAGACACGTGACAAATCCTCGCATTGTGCCCGAAAGAACGGTGACGAGACCCGTAAGCGGCGCCGCGATCGTGCGCACAACCATACCCACGAGAACTTCCTTCGGCGGAAGGTCTGCAAGAGCTTGAATCTGTGCCGCGTTCAAAACCACGTTACTCAGAAGTCCGCCCTTTAAAATAAAAGCCTTCTGGGTCTTGTCAACTGCGTAGTCTCGCAGGACTTTCGCCACGGCGACGGGATCGTCGTAACAAAGGGCGTAGATATTGGGTCCCATAGTCATAGAATCCGGCAATTCCGTCATTCCCGCTTCTTTCATCGCGATAGCGAAAAGGGTGTTTTTGGCGACCTTCAATTCTCCGCCCACCTGGCGCACCTTCACGCGAAGCTGAGTGCTTTGCG
It contains:
- the rplJ gene encoding 50S ribosomal protein L10, which translates into the protein MPAKIKYEQVVLLKNKLEKAGAVFVGEYRGMSVAQSTQLRVKVRQVGGELKVAKNTLFAIAMKEAGMTELPDSMTMGPNIYALCYDDPVAVAKVLRDYAVDKTQKAFILKGGLLSNVVLNAAQIQALADLPPKEVLVGMVVRTIAAPLTGLVTVLSGTMRGFVTCLDKIREQKESAA